One genomic segment of Methanothermobacter wolfeii includes these proteins:
- a CDS encoding TIGR00297 family protein produces the protein MTDLNIGYVLLCVFIGFLTYQRGALDVWGSLFMVLMGLLIILSAGFNWLILIFIFLILGLVSTKYRHEYKKSIGVFEGTRTAKNVISNGIVPFIMAAFGYYDGFLGGFIGSVATATADTMASEIGVVQTPRLITTLRKVEPGTDGGVSLIGTAAGIAGAGIIGFSAFLLGVCPDPLKSMKIAIIAGTVGCFMDSFLGAVLERRKYLTNEHVNLLATVTGAVIGIILV, from the coding sequence ATGACAGACCTCAACATTGGATACGTGCTTCTGTGCGTATTCATCGGATTTTTAACCTACCAGAGAGGCGCGCTTGATGTCTGGGGTTCCCTCTTCATGGTCCTTATGGGCCTCCTCATAATACTATCAGCCGGCTTCAACTGGCTGATACTCATATTTATTTTTCTGATCCTTGGCCTCGTATCAACAAAGTACAGGCATGAATATAAGAAGTCAATTGGCGTCTTTGAGGGGACAAGGACCGCGAAGAACGTCATATCCAACGGGATAGTCCCCTTCATAATGGCTGCCTTCGGATACTATGATGGTTTCCTTGGAGGATTCATAGGTTCGGTTGCAACGGCAACAGCAGATACCATGGCCAGTGAAATCGGAGTGGTGCAGACTCCAAGACTCATAACAACACTCAGAAAGGTGGAGCCCGGTACCGATGGTGGGGTTTCACTTATAGGGACAGCCGCGGGAATAGCCGGTGCAGGAATAATTGGTTTTTCAGCCTTCCTGCTTGGAGTGTGCCCTGATCCCCTTAAATCCATGAAGATAGCCATAATAGCGGGTACTGTTGGGTGTTTCATGGATAGTTTCCTTGGAGCCGTCCTTGAGAGGAGGAAGTATCTCACCAATGAACATGTCAACCTCCTTGCAACGGTTACAGGGGCAGTTATAGGAATTATTTTAGTCTGA
- the glmM gene encoding phosphoglucosamine mutase, with protein sequence MKENPPRLFGTSGIRGRFGEVVTLELAADTGRALATVLGGRGRVAVGYDTRTSSQLLENALIAGLLECGCDVIRLGMVPTPLVGYATSRLGADAGVMITASHNPAPYNGIKLWNPDGMAYRPSQEREIESVIHEGSFLIREWDGLGSIREMDITSRYMDEVLSMVKMERELKVVIDCGCGAASHISPLIFRRSGCSVITLNSHPDGFFPGRDPEPVPENLSELMETVKSTGADLGIAHDGDADRMVAIDDKGRFASFDKLLALMAREIGGKIITTVDASLCVDECLGDCGEVIRTRVGDVHVANSIAEENADFGGEPSGTWLHPDFCMCPDGILSALRVAELVSKKGSLSSLLDEVPSYPNIRDKIPCPDERKKDVMERVASELAGQFRDPAGVESIDGVRISMRDGSWVLVRPSGTEPYIRVTLEGKTDEEAREIHEITLSYLEKIIG encoded by the coding sequence ATGAAGGAAAATCCACCAAGATTATTCGGGACTTCAGGCATAAGGGGCCGCTTCGGTGAAGTGGTGACCCTGGAACTTGCAGCGGATACCGGAAGGGCCCTTGCAACGGTACTTGGAGGAAGGGGAAGGGTGGCTGTGGGTTACGATACAAGGACATCCAGCCAGTTACTTGAAAACGCCCTAATCGCGGGTTTGCTTGAATGCGGCTGCGATGTTATAAGGCTGGGCATGGTTCCCACACCCCTCGTTGGATACGCCACCTCAAGGCTCGGTGCCGATGCCGGTGTCATGATAACGGCATCCCACAATCCCGCACCCTACAATGGTATTAAACTCTGGAATCCGGACGGAATGGCCTACAGGCCATCACAGGAACGTGAAATAGAATCAGTGATCCATGAGGGAAGTTTCCTGATAAGGGAATGGGACGGTCTCGGGTCAATAAGGGAGATGGACATAACATCCAGATACATGGATGAGGTTCTCTCCATGGTGAAAATGGAGAGGGAACTGAAGGTGGTTATTGACTGCGGGTGCGGAGCCGCCTCACACATATCACCCCTGATTTTCAGGAGGTCAGGCTGCAGTGTTATAACCCTTAACTCCCACCCTGACGGGTTCTTCCCAGGTCGTGACCCTGAACCGGTCCCTGAGAACCTCTCTGAGCTCATGGAGACTGTTAAATCCACAGGGGCAGATCTTGGAATCGCCCATGATGGTGACGCTGATCGGATGGTTGCAATTGATGATAAAGGAAGGTTTGCAAGTTTCGATAAGCTTCTGGCCCTCATGGCCCGTGAGATTGGTGGAAAGATAATCACCACAGTCGACGCGTCCCTCTGTGTGGATGAATGTCTCGGTGACTGTGGAGAGGTCATAAGGACCCGTGTGGGTGATGTCCATGTTGCAAATTCCATTGCAGAGGAGAATGCAGACTTCGGCGGTGAACCCTCAGGTACCTGGCTCCACCCTGACTTCTGCATGTGCCCTGACGGCATACTATCAGCCCTCCGTGTTGCCGAACTTGTATCAAAGAAGGGATCCCTTTCCAGTCTACTTGATGAGGTGCCCTCATACCCAAACATAAGGGATAAGATCCCCTGCCCTGATGAAAGGAAGAAGGATGTCATGGAGAGGGTTGCCTCAGAACTTGCAGGGCAATTCAGGGACCCTGCAGGTGTTGAGAGCATAGACGGGGTCCGTATATCCATGAGGGACGGTAGCTGGGTCCTTGTAAGACCATCAGGCACTGAACCATACATCCGGGTTACCCTTGAGGGTAAAACAGATGAAGAGGCAAGGGAAATACATGAAATAACGCTTTCATACCTTGAAAAGATTATAGGGTGA
- the glmU gene encoding bifunctional sugar-1-phosphate nucleotidylyltransferase/acetyltransferase, producing the protein MQAVILTAGEGTRMRPLTLTRPKTMLPVAGKPILQHTLEALTDNGVCEIVMITGYHEEAVRDHFGDGSDFGAEISYIRQEERLGTAHAIGHASEVIEDDFIALNGDIIIDPLLIDDLISEYLKRSPETLMVLREVDNPGPFGAVKLDGDRVTEIIEKPGPGTDAGNLINTGIYVFSPAIFDYIERTPLSGRGEYEITDSIMMQVSDDLPVTGLVSGRDWIDVGRPWELLDAGEKLMKDLESSFEGEVEDGVTIHGPVVIGPGTIIRSGTYIQGPVYIGRDCDIGPNSYLRAYTCIGNGVSVGNAVEIKNSIIMDGTNVNHLSYVGDSVIGMNCNIGAGTNIANLQFNDGPVKMKVKEESVNTGRRKLGAVFGDGVKTGVNSSFNPGVKIGKNSCIGPGCVIYEDVPSDKLLILKQEYISRE; encoded by the coding sequence ATGCAGGCTGTTATTCTGACTGCAGGTGAAGGTACAAGGATGCGTCCGCTTACACTGACAAGGCCCAAGACCATGCTGCCTGTTGCAGGTAAACCCATACTGCAGCACACCCTCGAGGCCCTGACTGATAACGGTGTCTGTGAAATCGTCATGATCACCGGCTACCATGAGGAGGCAGTCAGGGACCACTTCGGGGATGGCTCAGACTTCGGTGCTGAAATCAGTTATATAAGGCAGGAGGAACGCCTTGGAACAGCCCATGCCATAGGCCATGCATCCGAAGTTATAGAGGATGACTTCATAGCCCTTAACGGCGACATAATCATAGACCCCCTTCTCATAGACGACCTGATCTCAGAGTACCTGAAGAGAAGCCCCGAGACACTCATGGTCCTCAGGGAGGTCGATAACCCCGGACCCTTCGGTGCCGTTAAACTTGACGGCGACCGTGTCACCGAGATCATTGAAAAACCAGGGCCGGGAACGGACGCAGGAAACCTTATAAACACAGGCATCTATGTCTTCAGCCCGGCCATCTTCGACTACATAGAGAGGACACCCCTCTCAGGGAGGGGTGAATATGAGATAACCGATTCCATAATGATGCAGGTAAGTGATGATCTTCCGGTGACCGGACTCGTATCGGGAAGGGACTGGATAGACGTTGGAAGGCCCTGGGAGCTCCTTGATGCCGGTGAAAAACTCATGAAGGACCTTGAAAGTTCATTTGAAGGGGAAGTGGAGGATGGTGTGACCATCCATGGCCCCGTGGTTATTGGTCCAGGAACCATAATAAGGTCAGGCACCTACATCCAGGGGCCTGTATACATTGGCAGGGACTGCGATATCGGTCCGAACAGTTACCTGAGGGCCTACACATGTATAGGTAACGGGGTGAGTGTGGGGAACGCCGTTGAAATAAAGAATTCAATCATAATGGACGGCACCAACGTGAACCACCTCAGCTATGTCGGTGACTCTGTTATAGGCATGAACTGTAATATCGGTGCCGGGACAAACATAGCCAACCTCCAGTTTAATGATGGACCCGTGAAGATGAAGGTCAAGGAGGAATCTGTGAATACCGGTCGAAGGAAGCTGGGTGCTGTATTCGGGGACGGGGTTAAAACAGGGGTTAATTCAAGTTTCAACCCCGGCGTTAAGATCGGGAAGAACTCATGCATAGGTCCGGGCTGCGTCATATACGAGGACGTGCCCTCTGATAAACTCCTGATCCTGAAACAGGAGTACATAAGCAGAGAATGA
- the glmM gene encoding phosphoglucosamine mutase, whose protein sequence is MTQMRLIKMKRLFGTFGVRRLANEVLTPEFASKLAAAYGSLVDGQIAVGGDTRTSTVMIKNAVISGLLSTGCDVVDLGILPTPAVQYAVRNYYDGGVIVTASHNPPEYNGIKFVDADGIGIPENMEEKIEDIFFTEGFKRVAWNRIGEVTSNQGVVDEYQEEVIKRVDAEAIRKRKFRVVVDCGCGAASYTMPYILRKLGCSIITLNSQPDGFFPGRDPEPVPENLSELMETVKSTGADLGIAHDGDADRTICIDENGDFVLGDKTFALVEKRMLQEKGGGIIVTTVATSSAIYDVASLNNGEVITTAVGDLLVARKLRETGGLFGGEENGGLIFPDFVYGRDAALTAAKILEIMAHEGRPLSELVSELPRYYSEKKKIRCPDEIKEDVMNLIKDMVSQESGVKGMDTTDGVKIFRDDGWVIIRPSGTEPIFRCFAESDTQERASEMAEWGISLVEEAIKRLE, encoded by the coding sequence ATTACGCAGATGAGGTTGATAAAGATGAAGAGACTCTTCGGCACATTTGGAGTTAGAAGACTTGCAAATGAGGTTCTCACACCGGAATTTGCATCAAAACTTGCAGCTGCCTATGGTTCACTTGTCGATGGACAGATTGCTGTTGGGGGGGATACAAGGACATCCACGGTTATGATAAAAAACGCGGTTATCTCAGGACTTCTGTCCACTGGCTGTGACGTGGTGGACCTTGGAATACTCCCGACACCGGCAGTCCAGTATGCGGTCAGGAATTACTATGACGGCGGAGTTATTGTAACAGCATCCCACAATCCACCTGAATACAACGGGATAAAATTTGTTGACGCCGATGGCATAGGAATCCCTGAAAACATGGAGGAGAAGATAGAGGACATCTTCTTCACTGAAGGCTTCAAGAGGGTTGCATGGAACAGGATTGGTGAAGTCACCTCAAATCAGGGTGTAGTGGATGAATACCAGGAGGAGGTCATAAAAAGGGTTGATGCAGAGGCAATAAGGAAAAGAAAATTCAGGGTGGTTGTTGACTGCGGATGCGGGGCCGCGTCATACACCATGCCATACATCCTCAGAAAACTTGGCTGCAGTATCATAACCCTTAACTCCCAGCCTGACGGGTTCTTCCCAGGTCGTGACCCTGAACCGGTCCCTGAGAACCTCTCTGAGCTCATGGAGACTGTTAAATCCACAGGGGCAGATCTTGGAATCGCCCATGACGGCGACGCTGACAGGACAATCTGCATAGATGAAAATGGAGACTTCGTTCTTGGAGATAAAACCTTCGCCCTCGTTGAGAAGAGGATGCTTCAGGAGAAGGGTGGAGGAATAATCGTCACAACAGTCGCAACATCATCTGCAATATACGACGTGGCCTCCCTGAACAATGGTGAGGTCATCACCACGGCCGTAGGGGACCTTCTGGTGGCAAGGAAACTAAGGGAAACAGGCGGCCTCTTTGGAGGCGAGGAGAACGGCGGCCTCATATTCCCCGACTTTGTATATGGAAGGGACGCTGCCCTGACAGCTGCAAAGATACTTGAAATCATGGCACACGAAGGCAGGCCACTCTCTGAACTTGTATCAGAACTGCCAAGGTACTACTCTGAAAAGAAGAAGATAAGATGTCCCGATGAGATCAAAGAGGATGTGATGAACCTCATTAAGGATATGGTGTCCCAGGAATCAGGCGTTAAGGGTATGGACACAACGGATGGTGTTAAAATATTCCGGGACGATGGATGGGTTATAATAAGGCCATCAGGCACCGAACCCATATTCAGATGCTTTGCTGAATCAGATACCCAGGAGAGGGCATCTGAAATGGCAGAATGGGGCATATCCCTTGTGGAGGAGGCTATTAAAAGACTTGAGTGA
- a CDS encoding 30S ribosomal protein S3ae codes for MAKARRRRVRDTWKEKKWYVIKSPKMFGENEIGTTPSRDPDFLLKRRVEATMRELTGDFSKQYVKLKFQIDNVAGSEATTKFIGHQVTTDYVRSMIRRGTSRIDAPVIVETKDGYRMKIHPLAITIRKAKSSQQKYMRQSIEEHVKEIASEKTFEELVEGIVTGKIASEIYHQAKKIYPLKRVEIIKTKVLEEPA; via the coding sequence ATGGCAAAAGCGCGAAGAAGGAGAGTACGTGATACCTGGAAGGAAAAGAAATGGTACGTCATAAAAAGTCCTAAAATGTTCGGAGAAAACGAGATAGGAACAACCCCATCAAGGGATCCTGATTTCCTCCTCAAGAGGAGGGTTGAAGCCACCATGAGGGAACTTACAGGTGACTTCTCAAAACAGTACGTGAAACTCAAATTCCAGATAGACAACGTTGCTGGCAGTGAAGCCACAACCAAATTCATAGGTCACCAGGTGACAACCGACTACGTCAGGAGCATGATAAGGAGGGGTACAAGCAGAATCGACGCCCCTGTAATTGTTGAAACAAAGGATGGTTACAGGATGAAAATCCATCCCCTTGCAATAACAATAAGGAAGGCGAAGTCCTCACAGCAGAAATACATGCGCCAGAGCATAGAGGAGCATGTGAAGGAAATCGCCTCTGAAAAGACCTTCGAGGAACTGGTTGAGGGTATAGTCACAGGAAAGATTGCATCCGAGATTTACCACCAGGCAAAGAAGATATACCCCCTTAAGAGGGTTGAGATAATAAAGACAAAGGTTCTTGAGGAACCAGCCTGA
- a CDS encoding anaerobic ribonucleoside-triphosphate reductase activating protein, protein MKIGSMTVSTLDYPGRVSLVIFTGGCNFRCPYCHNPELIDGGEDVDVDEVISKISEYSEFVDALVISGGEPLLQADEVEAVLGHARGLGLKTKLDTNGSYPGKLMRLIPLLDYVAVDVKAPPGIYRRLAGAGPDGVMESLRILRDSGVMVECRTTFVPGLLEPDDILDIARSIECDVYVLQQFSNRTVLDERLREVDPPSPGELREIALKVREYFRKVMIRTREFGDEEI, encoded by the coding sequence ATGAAAATAGGGTCCATGACCGTTTCAACCCTTGATTACCCTGGAAGGGTTTCCCTTGTTATATTCACGGGGGGCTGCAATTTCAGGTGCCCCTACTGCCACAACCCTGAACTCATTGATGGCGGTGAGGACGTGGATGTTGATGAGGTCATCTCAAAGATCAGCGAGTACTCTGAATTTGTTGATGCCCTTGTAATAAGCGGTGGGGAGCCACTGCTCCAGGCCGATGAAGTTGAAGCTGTGCTTGGACATGCAAGGGGTCTTGGACTTAAAACAAAGCTTGATACAAATGGTTCCTATCCCGGAAAGCTCATGAGACTGATACCCCTCCTTGACTATGTTGCGGTTGATGTCAAGGCTCCCCCCGGTATCTACAGGAGACTTGCCGGTGCAGGCCCTGATGGTGTCATGGAGAGCCTCAGGATCCTGAGGGACTCGGGTGTCATGGTTGAATGCAGGACGACCTTCGTACCGGGGCTCCTTGAACCGGATGACATCCTTGATATTGCAAGGTCCATAGAATGTGACGTGTACGTCCTGCAGCAGTTCAGTAACAGGACCGTTCTGGATGAAAGACTCAGGGAGGTCGACCCCCCATCCCCTGGTGAGCTCAGGGAAATCGCACTGAAGGTCAGGGAGTACTTCAGGAAGGTCATGATACGCACCAGGGAATTTGGGGATGAAGAAATCTGA
- a CDS encoding 2,3-bisphosphoglycerate-independent phosphoglycerate mutase, whose amino-acid sequence MKGVIMIIDGMADRPHEKLSGKTPLEAAETPNMDRIAESGVNGIMDPIKPGVRAGSDTSHLSILGYDPYSVYTGRGPFEAAGVGVDVKPGDIAFRCNFATADENLVITDRRAGRIRSGTSEIARTINSMEIEGFEDVEIIFRESTGHRAVLVLRGPDLADSVSDADPKSEGKPPKKVKSTDGSPESMRTAEILNMIVERSYEVLKDHPVNLKRISEGEAPANIILPRGAGAVPDVEKFQTRYGIRAACIAETGLIKGIGNLTGMDVIDVEGATGGIDTDLDGIREAIISTLNDDYDFLLINIDGADEAGHDGDLEGKLEFIEKVDAMLGDMPEMDDVCFILTADHSTPVSVMDHTGDPVPIVITGPGVRVDGVKSFGERAAAAGGLCRIRGSDIMDILLDLMNKKDKFGA is encoded by the coding sequence ATGAAAGGGGTAATAATGATAATAGATGGGATGGCTGACCGCCCCCATGAAAAACTCTCAGGAAAAACACCTCTGGAGGCCGCTGAAACTCCTAACATGGACAGAATAGCTGAATCAGGTGTTAATGGAATAATGGACCCTATAAAGCCAGGTGTAAGGGCTGGTAGTGACACATCACACCTATCAATCCTCGGCTATGATCCATACAGCGTTTACACTGGGAGGGGTCCCTTTGAGGCTGCAGGTGTTGGAGTTGATGTGAAACCAGGAGACATAGCATTCAGGTGCAACTTTGCAACAGCAGATGAGAACCTTGTTATAACCGATAGAAGGGCGGGCCGTATAAGATCAGGGACCTCAGAAATAGCCAGAACCATTAATTCGATGGAAATCGAAGGATTTGAGGATGTTGAAATAATCTTCAGGGAATCAACGGGTCACAGAGCCGTCCTGGTCCTCAGGGGTCCTGACCTTGCAGACAGCGTTTCGGACGCTGACCCCAAGAGTGAAGGGAAACCACCGAAGAAGGTTAAATCAACTGATGGTTCACCTGAATCCATGAGGACTGCTGAAATACTTAACATGATTGTTGAAAGGTCCTATGAAGTCCTTAAGGATCACCCCGTGAACCTCAAGAGAATCAGTGAAGGTGAGGCCCCTGCAAACATAATACTCCCCAGGGGTGCCGGTGCGGTGCCTGACGTTGAAAAATTCCAGACACGCTACGGTATCAGGGCCGCCTGCATTGCAGAGACAGGCCTTATAAAGGGCATAGGGAACCTTACAGGTATGGATGTAATAGATGTTGAGGGGGCCACAGGGGGCATCGACACGGACCTTGACGGTATCAGGGAGGCCATAATCAGCACACTGAATGATGATTATGACTTCCTCCTCATCAACATAGACGGCGCCGATGAAGCAGGACACGATGGGGACCTTGAGGGGAAACTGGAATTCATAGAGAAGGTGGATGCCATGCTGGGTGATATGCCTGAAATGGATGATGTGTGCTTCATATTAACAGCGGACCATTCAACACCCGTATCGGTCATGGACCACACAGGGGACCCCGTGCCAATCGTAATCACAGGTCCTGGGGTCAGGGTTGACGGGGTTAAAAGCTTCGGTGAGAGGGCTGCTGCTGCAGGTGGCCTCTGCCGTATAAGGGGATCCGATATCATGGACATCCTCCTTGACCTTATGAACAAAAAAGACAAATTCGGGGCATGA
- a CDS encoding tetratricopeptide repeat protein, which yields MPILSFSSRDIDLITGKRTMTIRKRWKRPLKVGDRLHCYWNPVSKDKEKIFEAVVTEVETVKFGQLRENNELAREDGFRDARELEEEFRKMYPGQLEDDTEFQIIRFRKLPVEEWEGKKIDEKRMITQRADILFESGKFNKSELCYTAALKIDPEDVYILNRLGDNLTRLGRFDEALEHYRKALMIEPENPYIWNNMAITLLNAERTEEALEASERTVKINPEDPVLLYWRGVILEVAEMPLKALECYEKALEVDPRNPELWNARGNLLSELGRMDDAIESYNRALEFALEDERGAHVWNRKGNAFLELGRFDEALECYEKAVEMEPSSDVYWTNLGVALLELERFEDALEAFNRALQLNPENEDAEILREECLENL from the coding sequence TTGCCCATACTCTCATTCAGCAGCAGAGACATCGATCTTATAACCGGAAAACGTACCATGACCATAAGGAAGCGCTGGAAGAGGCCCCTTAAGGTGGGGGATCGTCTTCACTGTTACTGGAACCCTGTCTCAAAGGATAAGGAGAAGATATTCGAAGCTGTTGTTACCGAGGTTGAAACCGTTAAGTTCGGCCAGCTCAGGGAAAACAATGAACTGGCGCGGGAGGATGGTTTCAGGGATGCCAGGGAACTGGAGGAAGAGTTCAGGAAGATGTACCCTGGTCAGCTTGAGGATGACACGGAATTCCAGATTATAAGGTTCAGGAAGCTCCCTGTGGAAGAATGGGAGGGTAAAAAAATCGATGAGAAGAGGATGATAACCCAGAGGGCGGATATACTCTTTGAGTCCGGAAAGTTCAATAAATCAGAACTCTGCTACACCGCAGCCCTTAAAATTGACCCCGAGGACGTTTACATCCTTAACCGCCTGGGAGACAACCTCACAAGACTTGGACGTTTCGATGAAGCCCTCGAACACTACAGGAAGGCCCTCATGATCGAACCAGAGAATCCATACATATGGAACAACATGGCGATAACACTCCTCAATGCAGAGAGAACCGAAGAGGCCCTTGAAGCAAGTGAGAGGACTGTTAAGATAAACCCCGAGGATCCCGTACTGCTTTACTGGAGGGGGGTGATCCTCGAGGTTGCTGAGATGCCACTTAAGGCCCTTGAATGCTATGAGAAGGCCCTTGAGGTGGATCCGAGGAATCCTGAGCTGTGGAATGCCCGCGGGAATCTTCTCTCTGAACTTGGAAGGATGGATGATGCCATTGAATCCTACAACAGGGCCCTTGAATTTGCACTTGAAGACGAAAGGGGAGCCCATGTATGGAACCGTAAGGGTAACGCCTTCCTGGAACTTGGGAGATTTGATGAGGCCCTTGAATGCTATGAGAAGGCCGTTGAGATGGAACCATCCAGTGACGTCTACTGGACCAACCTCGGTGTCGCCCTCCTGGAACTTGAACGCTTTGAGGATGCCCTTGAGGCATTTAACAGGGCCCTCCAGTTAAACCCTGAAAATGAGGATGCCGAGATACTGAGGGAGGAATGCCTGGAAAACCTCTGA
- the hisC gene encoding histidinol-phosphate transaminase, protein MVKVRKKVNEMEPYVPGKSIKEIAEKYGLREEDIVKLGSNENPLGPSPAAVRAMEEELESVNRYPESGLQDLRETVADYSGVDAEQVIIGGDGADEIIEVLGKTFMDPGCEFVVPMPSYMYYEYTLQSHDARPAYAVWNVEENRLELDSVLESLSDSTRLVFLCTPNNPTGGLIDKEDIRAVLESTDALVVVDEAYFEFAGVNNVDLLPEYENLFIMRTFSKVMGLAGMRIGYGLGSPALIEYMHRVKPVFSLTRLSHAAALATLNDREYIRRSAEYSIKSREFLYRELKKFDNIRVFRSYANYLLLDIRDTGKRASELAEELLKRGVIVRDCTSFKGLDEYWIRVSVGTLREDRKFLEVLAEIVG, encoded by the coding sequence ATGGTTAAGGTCAGAAAAAAGGTTAATGAAATGGAGCCCTACGTTCCCGGGAAATCAATAAAGGAAATAGCAGAGAAGTACGGGCTCAGAGAAGAAGACATAGTTAAGCTCGGGTCAAACGAAAACCCCCTGGGACCGTCCCCCGCCGCTGTAAGGGCCATGGAGGAGGAGCTGGAGTCCGTGAACAGGTACCCTGAATCAGGACTCCAGGACCTCAGGGAAACCGTGGCAGACTACTCCGGTGTTGATGCCGAGCAGGTGATAATAGGTGGTGATGGAGCCGATGAGATCATAGAGGTCCTGGGGAAGACCTTCATGGACCCTGGATGTGAATTCGTGGTTCCCATGCCATCCTACATGTACTATGAGTACACCCTCCAGAGCCATGATGCAAGGCCCGCCTATGCCGTCTGGAACGTTGAGGAAAACCGGCTGGAACTTGATTCTGTACTTGAATCCCTCAGTGACTCCACCCGCCTTGTATTCCTGTGCACCCCCAACAACCCCACCGGTGGACTGATAGATAAGGAGGATATAAGAGCTGTTCTTGAATCCACAGATGCCCTTGTGGTTGTTGATGAAGCCTACTTCGAATTCGCAGGTGTGAACAATGTGGACCTCCTACCTGAATACGAAAACCTGTTTATAATGAGGACCTTCTCAAAGGTCATGGGACTTGCAGGTATGAGGATAGGTTACGGTCTTGGATCCCCTGCGCTTATAGAGTACATGCACCGGGTGAAACCCGTCTTCAGCCTGACAAGGCTATCCCATGCAGCCGCCCTTGCAACCCTCAATGACAGGGAATACATCCGGAGATCGGCCGAGTACTCCATAAAGAGCAGGGAGTTCCTCTACAGGGAACTGAAGAAATTTGATAATATAAGGGTCTTCAGGTCATATGCAAACTACCTCCTCCTTGACATACGGGATACTGGTAAGAGGGCCTCTGAGCTTGCAGAGGAACTCCTTAAAAGGGGTGTTATTGTAAGGGACTGCACATCCTTTAAGGGCCTGGATGAATACTGGATACGTGTAAGTGTGGGGACCCTCAGAGAGGACCGTAAATTCCTGGAGGTCCTCGCTGAGATTGTAGGGTGA
- a CDS encoding gamma carbonic anhydrase family protein has protein sequence MSYRVFDGARIVGDVRIGEGSSVWYNAVLRGDIEPITVGKCSNIQDNCVVHSTRGFPVEIGDLVSVGHAAVLHGCRVMDNVLIGMNSTVLNGAVIGENSIVGAGAVVTEGKEFPGGSLILGVPARAVRTLDEDEIGSIRENAIRYSRLARI, from the coding sequence ATGTCATACAGGGTGTTTGATGGTGCAAGAATAGTGGGTGATGTAAGGATCGGGGAGGGATCCTCTGTATGGTACAATGCTGTTCTGAGGGGGGATATTGAACCCATAACCGTTGGGAAATGCTCAAATATCCAGGACAACTGCGTGGTGCACTCAACCAGGGGGTTCCCTGTTGAAATAGGGGACCTGGTCTCTGTTGGGCATGCCGCAGTGCTCCACGGCTGCAGGGTGATGGATAACGTCCTCATAGGGATGAATTCAACCGTCCTCAACGGTGCGGTTATAGGTGAAAATTCAATTGTTGGGGCCGGTGCCGTTGTAACTGAGGGAAAGGAATTCCCCGGGGGCAGCCTTATCCTTGGGGTACCTGCAAGGGCTGTCAGGACGCTGGATGAGGATGAAATAGGATCAATAAGGGAAAATGCCATAAGATACTCCAGGCTGGCACGGATATAG
- a CDS encoding NifB/NifX family molybdenum-iron cluster-binding protein — MRIAVASSNGREVDLHFGMASRFLIYEYRGGELTLLEERTIDIDEDKRHQWRKVLDALKDCDTVIAVQAGLKARVGIEEAGLKFVAGEGPVEEVIGGYIRHLEFMGSL; from the coding sequence ATGAGAATCGCTGTGGCATCCTCCAACGGCAGGGAGGTTGACCTGCACTTTGGCATGGCATCAAGGTTCCTCATATATGAGTACAGGGGTGGTGAACTGACACTCCTTGAGGAGAGAACCATTGACATAGATGAGGATAAGAGGCACCAGTGGAGAAAGGTCCTTGATGCTTTAAAGGACTGTGATACAGTAATAGCAGTTCAGGCAGGATTAAAGGCCCGTGTGGGGATTGAAGAGGCTGGTTTAAAATTTGTTGCCGGTGAGGGACCCGTTGAAGAGGTGATTGGGGGATACATCAGGCACCTTGAATTCATGGGTTCCCTCTGA